The Solanum pennellii chromosome 11, SPENNV200 sequence TAAAGTGAAAACAAACATGTGCAAAAATActagtaatttcttttttaaaaaatatcaaaaaataaaattaattaatccaAAAGGATAATGCTAAATGTATTTTCTTAAAGGCATATATAAATTCGAAACCAATTTTCTAAGggataataaaattatttcatttcacataatttaaatataatttaacccctttcgaataaaaaaaaacaaatcaacaaaattttacACTAATATTtgcacataaaaaaaatgagagtaTCTTATTATGAAAACAAAGAGAGTACATGTGTTAAAGTCAACTTAAAactcaataatattaaaataaataataatatatttatacacCAATAGTATTAAGTAAGTGCTAAAGAAGCAACCAAAACACTTTTTATTGGGAGCATTTTATCCTAAATAGACACTTTTCGATATGAATTTAGATTAATTAATCTTTAGAAATGATTTAGGTCAATATGTGAAAatcaaaaaatgatatttttttgtcttaattatttgatatcGTTCAAATTTTAAGGGTTGAATCTGTAAAGACTTTAATTATCATATAccttttcaatattttgatttttaattctCATAATTgattgtactttttttttaatataactttCTAACTGTacagattatttttttcaaataacttaaaaattgtgcttgttttatttcaattgattttgtgttatttcaacttgaaaaagaatttaataAAGCGAAGAAGATTTCTGAATCTTAGggtcttaaattaaatatatatatcaaagtattttttaatcttgtaatcTTAAACATAAACTGAAATTAAGCGTTCGTTTgacaatgtttttattttaaaaatagaaaaaaatatttgaaaattagagTTGTGTTTGACCATGAAtataaattagatttttttttttgagttatttgaaatataaaaactaaaaacacttttatttagttttcaaattcttaaaaattcaattttatggCCTAATCCGAATTCAATTATGGAAAAAGCAAACGAAATtcatgacaaaaaaaaagatatatcttCAAATGAATTActtgaactttcaaaatttaaactaacaaactaataaataaaatatgacaaaCATATTGAAAAACGAGACCTCCAAATGGATAGCTAAATGAAGCTGAACcctcaaaattcaaattaactaaaaagtaaagtaaggtaaacatattaaaaatcgAGATATCCGAATAGACaaccaaaataaagaagatgaactctcaaaattcaaactataaagaaataaaaagtagaGTAACACaaacaagagaatatattcaaatggataactaaaataaagaagttgaacTCTCGAAATTCAAACTCACGAATTAAAAAGTAAAGTATGACAAACATATTGAAAAACAAGATCTCTAGATAGATAgctaaaataaagaagttgaacTCTCGAAATTCAAACTAACGAATTAAAAAGTAAAGTATgacaaacatattaaaaaacGAGATCTCCAATTGAATAGCTATGAAGCTGAACTCTCGAAATTCAAATTAACTAAAAAGCAAGGTATGacaaatatattgaaaaatgaTATCTCCGAATAGATTGTTGAACTCTCGAAATTCAAACTAAAGAACTAAACAGTAGAGTAAGACAAacatattgaaaaaaaagagacTATCTTCAAatgaataactaaaataaagaagttgacCTCTCGAAATACAAACTAACGAACTAAAAAGTAGAGTAGCACAAACATATCGGAAAAAACAAGAAAGTATCTCCGAAcgaaataactaaaataaagtaGTTGAACTCTCAAAATCCAAACTAAAGAACTAAAAAGCTAGAGTAACACAAACAtatcgaaaaaaataatgaaatatctCCGGACGAAATCACAAAAACAAAGAAGTTGAATTCTCGAAATTCAAACTATGTCATATAAATCGAGACGGAACGGAGGGAGGGAGAGAAAGGCCAACACTTTGTCAAAAAGCAAAAAATAGTTGTGTAAAAAATTGATTGgttgttgtatatttttctcttctcaaATGTTTGATTGGTTCATATTCACTCTCTTTTTgctattttcttctcttttctcttctcttttggTTTTTTGTGTGGAGAGGAAAAAACACCTCcttttccttctccttctctttctcTTAGTCTCTGTTTTTCCCATCTTTTACTTTCTCACACAAtacccttttcttttttctcttccaTCTCTCtgttttcagtttttttttctttgctgcatttcatcaaacacaaggggggtgttttttttttctttgtgttttttgAAATCAGTGAAAAAGTTGGTCGGAATTAATGGAAATTCCGGTGATGGGTTGTTGTTAATGgaagtagtagtagtagtagaagaagaataCTTCTATTTTGCTTCTTAACCATAATCATCATGGATTTTGATGCCGGAATTTCCTTGTCTGTGACTGAAGGACCTTCCTCTTTGTCACCGTCTCTCGACCAAGGTACTGTTTTTATCTTGCTTTTTTTATGGGTTGAGGATCATCACCGTAGCTAAAAGTATAAAGGGTGTCTGGTGCACTAAGGTCTTGCTATGCGTTCGTGTCCGGGGAAAGGGCCGGATTATGCAAGAGGTTGTTTTCATAGCTCGAATTGTGGTGTAAAATGTAAAAAAGCATGAATTTTTAGTTTATGGGTTGTGAACTgtgttttattttgattattggGTTTCGAATTAATGAATTTCTTAAAACGAGATTTGAGTTAAAGTTATTGGGTTGTGTCGAACCGTTACTTGGATGGTGGCTTGCACCCTTTGTCATTTGACTTGCagttttttctcttttggtTTTTTGTTGCTAATTAAACAAGGGAAGAAGataaaagattgaatttttgtaattgtgttttatttttgttgggAAAAAGTTTCATCTTTGCTCAAGCTTTGCTGTATATGGTAGTAATACTTTATTACTCTGAGCATGTCAGAGTGCATATGTGATATTATTGTCCTTTTTGCTCTTAATATATTTTGCaattctttttcccttttgattaaaaagtatatattatttttcactaATATTGATCAAAAGGAAAGTGTCTCTCTAGCTGTCTACATTCATATAATGGTAGTGCATTTCATCCTTAGTATTTTcccctctttcttttttcttggttGCTTCCATTGATATGTGGATATTGGGTCAATAGCACATTTGGTTCCtcagttgttgatgattttgattttagtaGTTGTGATATCAGGCTAAGCATATATGAACCTTCAATTAATTGTAGCGTACACTTTTGATCCCTTTTGCAAGTTTTGAAGGGTGACAATAAGGTGTTTTAATTGTCTGATATGGTTAACAGCAAGAAGAGTTCTTGTGGAATTCGTAAATAGGGAGAGATGCTTTGATGATCAAGTTGGGTGCTTTTCTAATTTCTTGATAACTATTGTCCAACGTGATTACTAATTAGTACTATAACTTATGCCTTATGGTGACGATGAAATGCACCTGAAGTACTTATGGTTGAACTCATCAACTTTATTGTACATTTATTGTTAAGGAATATTGTATAAGCAAATGCACAAGTTGGCTCTCAATAGGAGAAGCTTCTAACttttaaaaatgtgatgttatgGAAAAGCTTATGTTGGAGCACTTAAGTTTCTTTTTTCTAGATTAAATCAGTATTGTCAATGGCATGCTTAAGCACTGAAGTGAGGCGCAAAACATGTTGGGCGCTTCACCTCTCTTAATGGGTGCTTCAGTATTGTCATTAAGGTTCTAAGACcaaaattttctttccaataagCGCAATCCTAAATAGGCGATAATACTAAACAATTGAAATTTCACTTTGtcgtaatttttttcaatttctttttccgtatatttgatattcatgctcttaattatttgtattgGACTATACATAcagatttgtatttttttctccatttgtaACTTCCTTCATTAAACCTATGCTTTATCTGCGTTTTGCACTTAAAGCCCCAATGGACCTtagatattttttgtttgataacaCTGGATTAAATACTGGTAAAATAAGTTGTTAAGGTCCAAAACTGAGAGCATTTGGAAGAAGTTTATGGAACTGATATTAATACTAGTATCATTTAAGCTGCCCCAATTATCAATAATAGTACTTATTGCTCCCTCGGTTTCTCAGACACTTTGTGGCAAATGAATTTGAGATCAAGGGATTCAATTGAGTCGGGACATTATCCTGTCCGTGAAGGTGAACCAGATTGTTCCTACTATATCAGAACTGGTCTCTGTAGGTTTGGATCAACTTGCCGGTTCAACCATCCTCCTAATAGGAAGCTGGTAAGGCACTGAATTCTAATATTAGGGGAAGATGAATTTGAGAAAACTTCCTAGAAGTTATGCGAACTTGAATGATTTTATTGTTTGGTGTTGTTGATTTTTTCTACTTATCTTGGTTAAtgtacaaaatatttatatgatttgGTCACAgtttataatttcataaattaggATCGCaactcattttttctttttactggAACTTGAGTAACTGTTAATCGATGAGCTTCCGAGACTTTGCTTTGCTGAACTGACAAACAATTCTGTCCTGTGACTCCGTTTCTCTCACTAAAAATGTTTAATGACAAGGTCACATTGTTTGTAAGCACATTAATGCAGCACTTGCAAAGTGGGCAGGTCGGAGAAGGTGCTCCCTTTCCTTGTATCATAAGGAAAAAGTATCAAAGGCCGAACCTGCACTCCATTTTTAAGCAGGGTGTGAAAAATCTGTCATAGGTTTTGAATCCTCGTTCCTTagtttacattttttatttaaactagACATAAGCTTCCTTGTACGTACTGCAACAAGCATCTCTGTACACTGCAATATGAGATATTCAGTTGggatctttttcttttattggtGATAATGGTGGTATCCAGTCCAGTTTGTGGTGGGTGCTTGCTACCTCCTACTAGCACATGTATCGGGTAACTCTACCTATCAAGGCTTAGGCAATTGGAAAGAAATCACCTAACTGTTTGTCTCAGTTGGGATTTGAAGCCCGGTCTCCCATTTTTAGTTGGGATCCTATTTCTTCATGATAATTACTAGATGTATAATACTTATGATGTCTTCCTGTTAGAACTTATAACTTTAATAGTTGTCACTGAATTTAAGTTTACATGAATCCACAGAGATATATGTATTAAATTCTAGCATATtctttgatttgtataattgatGATATGCAAAGTGTTTGATGTAGGCCATCGCCACTGCAAGGATGAAGGGAGAGTATCCAGAAAGAATAGGACAACCCGAATGCCAGGTATGTGCTCAGTCCATGTCTTTTTTTTGGCTGAACATGCGGGAAAATGACTAGCAGTGTAATAGCATCTATTTATAGAAATGGAGCAACAACAAATAGCCCACATCCTAAACTAGTTGGGGGCTGGATTTACACAAAGAGGTTTTTAATAAAGATTCACGGTAAAACGAAGTACCAATCTCTTATCAAAGCATGGAAAAAGCTAAAATATATAACTCGTAAATTTGGCCTGTTTGTGCGCACAGTAAATCCTGGAAATAAACTGGTTTTCTAAATGATTTGGAAATGAAAGAGTACAAATGAACTCTGCGACTAAAGTTGATTCTCCCATACtcaataattaaatttcaatcCATGGTAGAGaatgaattatttcttatttGGTTATTAAATATTTGGTTTGATAAATCTATGCTGCTTTCTGTATATATCATTTGCTAAATACTGGAAACGTTCTCCTTgtaatcttttaattttctgGTTGATAAATTTAGTTCTGAATTTAATTGAAGCAACTATGTTAGTGAGGATTCATATCGCCAATGCTAACTTGCTAGGGATTAAGGTTAGTTGTTGGTTAATAAATTTAGTTATCCCAAGACCAGTGTTTGGTGCTTAAAAAGGAATGTTACCTCACTGTGTGATTTTCTTTGAATATTATTGCTAGATTCTGTACTACTGTCTGTTTTACTTTTTAAGATCTTGGGTTGCATAAATGAATATTACATACTCCTTCTATGAAGCGACTTTAATCTCCAACATTCAAGTAAAAGTACAACTTTGTTTTATACATAGAATCAATAAACAAAAATGTTCTCCATCTAACAACATAGGCTATTGAGTGAGGCGGTTCACTCAATTTAACATGGTATCACAATCACAGCAACCAGAGATCCTTTTGGTATTAACACCACctatcaacaaaatattttgcGTGTCTGAcccaaagaaaaggaaaaagaatcaGGCCATGTATGAGGGGCCTATCTTAgacataaaagaaataaacataatTGTTTCCTCACTGACCGcttaaacttttagatgagatTGTTAACacaactcatatatatataatatcgtATAAGCACATCTTTGTTGCAAAGTCTTCAGTGAACAAGTGATAGATGGTTCTGGATTTTTGGTTTGGTTTATTTGTCAAAATGTTCATTAAATAGAAGAGACTTTTCTATATGGAGTGTTTATTTATGATGCTTTTTAATGGTTTAAAAGTTCTCTCGTTTTGAATGCTTATTAACCATCAATGACTAGTTTTAGAGTTAGACCTCaggtatttaatatttaatataatcttcTTTCTTAAATTCGATCTATTTGACTCTTCAAGTCGTACTCTGCGTGAGTTTTCCTGTGGTAGCTTTTCATTTGTCTCTGCTAATTCCCTTAAACCTATTTAGCTCACGGACTGAAAGATTTTAGCAATTTTGCAGTACTTCTTGAAAACGGGAACTTGCAAATTTGGAGCCACTTGCAAATTTCACCATCCTAAAGACAAGGCTGGGATTGCTGGAAGAGTTACCCTAAATGTCATGGGCTATCCACTTCGCCCGGTTTGACTTCATTACCAGAACTATTTGTTGAATTTTATAGATCTATTTTCTAATGTATGCAAAAAGGTCTGCGTTCACAATGACTTCAATGGATCTTAACCTGCATTTTTCTTTTCAGTTGCCATTTTTTTTAACAGAGCAATTGCAATTTCTGTTATTCCACATGCTTGCTGGTAAAAGTTATATATGATCAATTATAATGATTGAAGGGAGCCATACTTATGTTTAACATAGAAGAGAAAACTAATTAGTGAATTTATTGCCTTGtcattttgtttgaaattcATGGATACATGCATTGCTTCATTGGATTTGCTAGGGTGTGTTATTATTGTGAAATGGTTGACCGAGACTTCTTCCTTGAGACATGTTTGTGCTCTGTGGTTATGCATAATGCCCTTTCTTCTACCTGCAGAATGAGTCTGAATGTGCTTATTACATGAGAACTGGACAGTGCAAGTTTGGAAGTACCTGTAAATTTCACCATCCCCAGCCTTCTAACATGATGGTCTCCTTACGTGGTTCTCCTGTTTATCCTCCCGTTCCTTCTGCAACAACTCCTGGTCAGCTGTCCTACCCCTTGTCTAGAGGTTCTTTTATCCCCGGGGCACGCTGGCAGGGTCCTTCAGGTTACACTCCATTGATAGTACCTCAGGGAGTAGTATCAGTTCCAGGATTTGCATACAGTGTAAGCTTCCATATGATACCTTGCTAATTGCAATTGTTTGTTATGTATGAGTTAACTTTGTACTTGGTTGTTATTCTCGAAACCAGAATTTGCTTCATCCAGATAATTCTTATTTGGGTTCCACATTTGCTTGTTGATCAAGAATGTCTAGTCTTGAACTGAGTTTAAGTCAAACTGTTTTTGTCTATGATTTTATAACCTCTTTCCTGTATTCATATTTGTGgattattaaaacttttctaGAATATGTACTGTTATTGACGGATGATTAAAAGAATTCTATCCTTTTCCCTCCCAGCTTGTGTATGCGGAGATTCCTTTCTAAATTTGAAGGTTCTGTTCTCAACTTGAATATATTTGAGAATCATCACATTACCACATAGAAAACCAATTCCACTAATTCTTGGTAATTATTACTCCCAAGATGTAGTTCTCATCTGTTGCTCTTCGAGGATGCCGCCATTACTTGATACTGAAGTCTCTCCTTCTTCCTATGCTATTTGAGTGAATTTTCTGTGGAATAGTAAGATATTATTCCCTCAATTGTGAAATAGGCGTGAAAAGTTTGTGAATTAGTTTCAAGGAGCCTTTCACTCCTTTATAGTTCTTAGAGATAAAACAGTAGAACACTCTTGTAGTCATATGGTATTAAGTTCTTATTAAGGCTGATATCCAGATGGAAATATGTTCAGAACGAATTTGTAAGAACATGGTATCTGAATAATCATCTTTCCTTTGATGGGAAAGAAATGGGCTGCAATTGGGAGTGGAGCTGGCTGAGTTTGAACTTGACCTTAGTCCCTAGTAGGAGCATTCATAAATGTACTTAAACTCTTTTCCCTTTATAAGACAGTATTTCCGCAAGATAATGTAACCATTTATGCTCAAGTGTTTTGAATACTTTTGTATTGAACTAGCTTATGAGCTGTTGCGTATCTATTTTGAGGTTTTCTTTTACGTGCAAACAAACTCAATTTACATATAGGTAATATCTTTTTCAGGGTCAGATGGGCTCAGTTTCTTCTCCTGAGGGCCAGGGACAGACAGCTGGAAATAACCAGGTCTATGGAACTTCACGATCCAGTGATCCAGTAGCCATGGGATCTCAAGCAGTCACTTCCCCATATCGTCAAGCTTCTGGTCCTATGGGGTACTATGCATTGCAAGAGGAGAATGTCTTCCCTGAACGACCTGGACAGCCTGAATGCCAGTTTTACATGAAGACCGGAGACTGCAAGTTTGGTGCTGTTTGTAGATTCCATCATCCAAGGGAAAGGCTTATTCCTCCTCCTGATTGTCTGCTAAGTCCCATTGGACTTCCTTTACGGCCTGTGAGTAGAACTTTTTGTTATTTGCCAGTTCGTTTTGGCATCAGTCTAGTGATGAGTTTGCTGTTCAAAGCTTCCATACTACTTGTGTCAGTGTTAGTGTTTTTGTTTCTCATGCTTGATGTGCTTGATAATTAAATCTGGGAAGTTGGTTCTCTCCCAATTCTGTTATTGTATTTTTCGTTCCCACTGCGAACAAAGTGCCCTAGTTGATAAGTTGACATTACAGGTTTCATGGGTTCAAAGAGAATGGTgtcttcattattttcttcttggaAGATAGACTTGTAGTCCATGTGAAAAAGTgttcttcaaaaaataaagaaggaaagaaaaacTTTTGTTGATTAGGTTAGGACTTCAATCGGTAGGGACCTGTAGATTTGTTGGAATCCATGTTAAGACTTGTTTTGGCTAAGCTACTCATTGTTTCGTACTCTCGCGAGTACTGAAAAAATTTCGTCGGGCTTGAGGATATTATCAATGAATAAACAAATATCTATGTAATAAGTTCTGGGGATTAGAAGGTGTCATACCGTCAATTGTGGCATATAAATCCTTTACTTCTTCGAACTCTTAGTATGCTTTTCTGGCCGAAGAATCTATTGTTTTCTAACCAAATATTTTATCTAcagaaaacaaaaaggaaatagaAGAGCAAAAAGCCTATTCTTGGAAAACAATTCTTTTGACACTACAAAACTACTGATTccttcaaattcaaattcaaaagatTTATAATCCTACACCACCTTACTGAACTTAGGTGTATCATGTTAGGTGAAGGAGTTGTGTTATTGTCGAGATTTTTCATAATCTGCATGACTGCTGCAGTCCTGGAACATATTTGGGAGAAAAATGAAGAGGATGtagggaaaaaaataattagaaacgGTCTAAAGAGTAAAGACTGGTTATCTTTTCCTGCTTTTCCCTCCAAAAACCTTTATTGTAATGTGGAAACTTGGCGAGCtgaaaaatttcttttcttttggtttcTTTTGTTGGATTTGTTTTGCAGGGAGAACCACTGTGTATTTTCTATTCCAGATATGGGATCTGCAAATTTGGCCCAAGTTGCAAGTTTGATCACCCAATGACGGTTTTCACTTATAGTATTGCAGCATCATCAGCTACTGATGCTCCTACAGTTCAGCGTTTATTGGGTTCATCATCAGGAACCAGTGCATTGAACATGACTTCAGAAGGGCTTGTTGAAGCAGTTTCAACAAAGCCCAGGCGACTGTCACTCTCAGAAACGAGAAAGATGCCGTCTGGTGATAATAACATTGACAGAGAGGGGTGATATTTATCCACCAATTATCAGCCAGCATCattattttctatctttttgAGAATCAATAACAGTTGCCTGTAAATTCTTTTCCATCGGTGGAGATGTACAGAATCCAGTAAAAATCTCAATTTATTCTTCTGAAAATGCATTTCAGTTGACAAAGTTGACATTTCTGTACTTTCACTTTGGAGCAATGTATAAATCTGCCGATGTTGGCACAAATTGGTGAATCCAACTGTTAATTATTCAACAGCCATCAGCCCTCTACATTTCTCTTTGTGAATTAAATTAACCCCTAATCTCCTGTATGACCATTGATTTCCTCTACAGCATCCAGCTTTTGTTAATATCAGAGAAGGTTGTAATAATCTAAATGCCTATTCTTGTACCctgcagtttttttttttttttttttttttcgaggAAGAACTCTTGTACCTTGCAATTGTTCTAGACATATGTCAATGCCTTGCTTTGCTTATAGTTATTATCAATCACCAGAGTTTTAAGGGTATCTCATGGTTTTAGTTATCTGTCCATCAACTAAATTTTGCTCtagttttctcttttattttggcAGATGTATATAGTCCTTGCAGGTTTTGTATGAGGTAACTTGTGGTGATCACAAACAGAATTGATGTCAAATAAATGGATCTTTCTTCATCTGTTCAGTGCATTATTATCTGGTAAACTGGAATCATTAGATGCTCACTAAAGAAAACACGGTATGTAGGGATTATCCATCTTAAAGAAGTTTACTTAACAGTCCCCTGTGAATTTTCTGTAGAAATTGTACAGTGAACAGAAAGGGACATGTTTATGGAGCAGCACAATCCATCAGGATGGCAGTTATTAATGGAAAGGGAGATGTAACCTcttaacttatttttcttttaccttaaTTTTCCCCCTTAATGATGGTGTAATTTAGCGTTTCCAAT is a genomic window containing:
- the LOC107004604 gene encoding zinc finger CCCH domain-containing protein ZFN-like isoform X1 gives rise to the protein MDFDAGISLSVTEGPSSLSPSLDQDTLWQMNLRSRDSIESGHYPVREGEPDCSYYIRTGLCRFGSTCRFNHPPNRKLAIATARMKGEYPERIGQPECQYFLKTGTCKFGATCKFHHPKDKAGIAGRVTLNVMGYPLRPNESECAYYMRTGQCKFGSTCKFHHPQPSNMMVSLRGSPVYPPVPSATTPGQLSYPLSRGSFIPGARWQGPSGYTPLIVPQGVVSVPGFAYSGQMGSVSSPEGQGQTAGNNQVYGTSRSSDPVAMGSQAVTSPYRQASGPMGYYALQEENVFPERPGQPECQFYMKTGDCKFGAVCRFHHPRERLIPPPDCLLSPIGLPLRPGEPLCIFYSRYGICKFGPSCKFDHPMTVFTYSIAASSATDAPTVQRLLGSSSGTSALNMTSEGLVEAVSTKPRRLSLSETRKMPSGDNNIDREG
- the LOC107004604 gene encoding zinc finger CCCH domain-containing protein ZFN-like isoform X2, yielding MKGEYPERIGQPECQYFLKTGTCKFGATCKFHHPKDKAGIAGRVTLNVMGYPLRPNESECAYYMRTGQCKFGSTCKFHHPQPSNMMVSLRGSPVYPPVPSATTPGQLSYPLSRGSFIPGARWQGPSGYTPLIVPQGVVSVPGFAYSGQMGSVSSPEGQGQTAGNNQVYGTSRSSDPVAMGSQAVTSPYRQASGPMGYYALQEENVFPERPGQPECQFYMKTGDCKFGAVCRFHHPRERLIPPPDCLLSPIGLPLRPGEPLCIFYSRYGICKFGPSCKFDHPMTVFTYSIAASSATDAPTVQRLLGSSSGTSALNMTSEGLVEAVSTKPRRLSLSETRKMPSGDNNIDREG